One region of Chryseobacterium sp. C-71 genomic DNA includes:
- a CDS encoding CusA/CzcA family heavy metal efflux RND transporter: MLDKIIKFSIKNKIVIGIMTLLLIIWGVWSASRLPIDAVPDITNNQVQIITVCPTLAGQEVEQLVTFPIEQSIATVPDIEETRSISRFGLSVITVVFKDKVDIYFARQLINERLKQAEENIPKGIGTPELAPVSTGLGEVYQYILHPKKGSEKKYNAKDLRTMQDWIVSRQLYGTEGVAEVNSFGGELKQYEVSVNPNRLKAMGVSVADIFTALEKNNQNTGGAYIDKKPNAYFIRGIGLATSINDVKNIAVKNTGSIPVFVKDVADVRFGHATRYGAMTYNGQTDAVGGVVMMLKGANSNDVVNRIKEKIPTIQKSLPADIVIEPFLDRTDLVGRAISTVEKNLIEGALIVIFVLVLFLGNFRAGLIVASAIPLSLLFALGMMNVFGVSANLMSLGAIDFGLIVDGAVIIVEATLHHLGLKKSVQRLTQSEMDEEVFLSASKIRGSAAFGEIIILIVYIPILTLVGIEGKMFSPMAKTVGFAILGALILSLTYIPMMCALFLSKKTTYKENFSDKMMNWLQKMYQRLLQKAIKIKYIIVGLTVLLFSISALIFSRMGGEFIPQLQEGDFAFHCILPQGSSLSQSIETSMQASRVIKQFDEVKMVVGKTGSAEVPTDPMPPEASDLIIVLKPQKEWKSKKSYTELADEITEKLEVIPGVFFEANQPIQMRFNELMTGIRQDVAVKIFGENMDTLSIYADKVSKVIQNVEGATSPQVERVGGLPQINVTYDRTRIANYGLNVEDVNNVLSTAFAGKTAGQIFENERRFDLVVRLDSLYRTDIDDVSNLMVPTNTGTQVPLSQVANIEYKLGPAQISREAGKRRIVVGFNVKGRDVESVVKDIQQKLEKDVKLPSGYYFTYGGQFENLKEASQRLMIAVPVSLLLIFMLLYFTFHSFKQATLIFTAIPMSAIGGIFALLLRGMPFSISAGIGFIALFGVAVLNGIVLIGTFNQLEKEGVSDVFKRVIEGTKTRLRPVLMTATVASFGFLPMAISTSAGAEVQKPLATVVIGGLLSATFLTLFVLPMLYIIFNSKINLKDKLLKKPLTVIILIGTLFLGQNLKAQSSREISLNQAIGLLHENNPSIKAKDLNIQSSEALKPTAKEIPKLDFSAQLGQYNSPKFDQSFAISQTIPFPTLFKARKELIQEEIKTKKIEKQATENELIKQVRSYFYQIEYLQYNQAKLKYLDSLYGDFIRIATVRFKAGDIKKIEINTAETQKGEINLLFQQNKVYLNNAYKNLKVLLNTDEDISFPDSQKYEPLKVEYLLDSATVENHPSIQIFKQNMEVLEKNKNVEKAQGLPDFSIGYTNQSLIGFHTLNGQEKYYGAENRFNSVSIGVAIPLTFGATKAKIKSLEYQKQMEENNAKVQQQQLGAQLKNSLSQYQQDLQQYQYYLNQAIPNAKSIVKAAQLGYKTGEISYVEYLFALQTATNIELKYLQSIQQVNQTVVNINSLINK; encoded by the coding sequence GTGTTAGATAAAATCATAAAATTTAGCATCAAAAACAAGATCGTTATTGGCATAATGACTTTGCTTTTGATCATTTGGGGAGTTTGGAGTGCTTCCAGATTGCCCATCGATGCGGTTCCTGATATTACCAATAATCAGGTTCAGATTATTACGGTTTGCCCGACTTTGGCGGGGCAGGAAGTAGAACAATTAGTCACTTTTCCAATTGAACAAAGTATTGCTACCGTTCCCGATATAGAAGAAACCCGAAGTATTTCAAGATTCGGATTATCGGTAATCACTGTTGTTTTTAAAGATAAAGTAGATATTTATTTTGCCCGACAATTAATTAATGAAAGATTAAAGCAAGCCGAAGAAAATATCCCCAAAGGAATTGGAACTCCTGAATTAGCGCCTGTCAGTACAGGATTGGGCGAAGTCTACCAATATATTTTACATCCTAAAAAAGGGAGTGAGAAAAAATACAATGCGAAAGATCTCCGCACAATGCAGGATTGGATTGTTTCCCGACAATTATACGGAACAGAAGGAGTTGCTGAGGTCAATAGTTTCGGAGGCGAATTGAAACAATATGAAGTTTCGGTAAATCCTAATCGCCTAAAAGCAATGGGCGTAAGCGTTGCAGATATTTTCACAGCCCTTGAAAAGAACAATCAAAATACAGGCGGAGCGTATATTGACAAAAAACCAAATGCCTATTTCATCCGAGGAATTGGTTTGGCAACTTCTATTAATGATGTTAAAAATATTGCGGTAAAAAATACAGGGAGTATTCCTGTTTTTGTCAAAGATGTCGCAGATGTTCGTTTTGGCCATGCAACCCGTTACGGCGCAATGACATACAATGGGCAAACCGATGCCGTTGGTGGAGTGGTTATGATGTTGAAAGGAGCCAACAGCAACGATGTTGTTAACAGAATTAAAGAAAAAATTCCGACCATTCAAAAATCGTTGCCTGCAGATATTGTAATCGAACCATTTTTAGACAGAACTGATTTGGTAGGTCGAGCCATCAGCACAGTAGAAAAGAATTTAATTGAAGGAGCATTGATCGTAATCTTCGTTTTAGTCTTATTTCTCGGAAATTTTAGGGCAGGATTGATCGTAGCTTCAGCAATTCCTTTATCATTATTATTTGCTTTGGGAATGATGAATGTTTTCGGAGTGAGTGCTAATTTAATGAGCCTCGGTGCGATCGATTTCGGATTGATTGTAGACGGAGCTGTAATTATTGTTGAAGCCACTTTACATCATTTAGGGTTAAAGAAATCCGTCCAAAGATTAACACAAAGCGAAATGGATGAGGAAGTTTTTCTATCCGCTTCAAAAATCCGTGGAAGTGCCGCTTTTGGAGAAATTATCATTCTGATTGTATACATTCCGATTCTTACGTTGGTAGGAATTGAAGGTAAAATGTTCTCACCAATGGCTAAAACAGTTGGTTTTGCAATTTTGGGAGCGTTAATCCTTTCACTGACCTACATTCCGATGATGTGCGCACTTTTCCTTTCGAAGAAAACAACTTACAAAGAAAATTTTTCGGATAAAATGATGAATTGGCTTCAAAAAATGTATCAACGCTTATTACAGAAAGCCATTAAAATTAAATATATAATTGTTGGGCTCACCGTTTTGTTATTTTCAATTTCAGCATTGATTTTTAGCAGAATGGGTGGTGAGTTTATTCCACAGTTACAGGAGGGAGATTTTGCCTTTCATTGTATTTTACCACAGGGAAGTTCATTAAGTCAGAGTATCGAAACTTCAATGCAGGCTTCAAGAGTTATTAAGCAATTTGATGAGGTGAAAATGGTAGTCGGAAAAACAGGTTCAGCCGAAGTCCCTACAGATCCGATGCCGCCGGAAGCCAGCGATTTAATTATTGTGTTGAAACCTCAAAAAGAATGGAAATCCAAAAAGTCATATACGGAATTGGCCGATGAAATCACCGAAAAACTGGAAGTGATTCCCGGAGTTTTCTTTGAAGCAAATCAGCCGATCCAAATGCGTTTTAATGAATTAATGACAGGGATCCGACAAGATGTTGCAGTAAAGATCTTCGGTGAAAATATGGATACACTTTCTATTTATGCTGATAAAGTAAGCAAAGTCATTCAAAATGTTGAGGGAGCAACTTCTCCACAAGTTGAAAGAGTGGGTGGACTCCCACAAATCAACGTTACCTACGACAGAACGAGAATTGCTAATTACGGATTGAATGTAGAAGATGTCAACAATGTTTTAAGTACGGCGTTTGCAGGAAAAACTGCCGGTCAAATCTTTGAAAATGAAAGACGCTTTGATTTGGTGGTGAGATTAGACAGTCTGTATCGGACAGATATTGATGATGTCAGCAATTTAATGGTTCCAACCAATACCGGAACTCAGGTTCCATTATCTCAGGTGGCAAATATTGAATATAAATTGGGACCTGCACAAATTAGCCGTGAAGCAGGTAAACGAAGAATTGTCGTTGGTTTTAATGTAAAAGGAAGAGATGTAGAAAGTGTTGTGAAAGATATTCAGCAAAAATTAGAAAAAGATGTAAAGCTTCCATCAGGATATTATTTTACGTACGGTGGTCAGTTTGAAAATTTAAAAGAAGCCAGTCAAAGATTGATGATTGCCGTTCCGGTGTCGCTTCTCCTGATCTTTATGTTGCTGTATTTCACATTCCATTCATTTAAACAGGCAACTTTAATATTTACAGCGATTCCAATGAGTGCGATCGGAGGTATTTTTGCTCTTTTGTTGAGAGGAATGCCTTTCAGTATCAGCGCCGGAATTGGTTTTATCGCATTATTCGGAGTGGCGGTTCTTAACGGAATTGTTTTGATCGGAACATTCAATCAATTAGAAAAAGAGGGAGTCTCGGATGTGTTTAAAAGGGTAATTGAAGGAACGAAAACCAGATTAAGACCTGTTTTAATGACGGCAACGGTAGCTTCTTTCGGATTTTTACCGATGGCAATAAGCACAAGTGCTGGAGCAGAAGTTCAGAAACCATTAGCCACGGTTGTTATTGGAGGATTACTCTCTGCAACTTTCCTTACTTTATTCGTCTTGCCGATGTTGTATATTATTTTTAATTCTAAAATTAATCTTAAAGATAAATTGCTGAAAAAACCTTTAACAGTAATCATTTTAATAGGAACTTTATTTTTAGGTCAAAATTTGAAAGCCCAAAGTTCAAGAGAAATTTCTTTGAATCAGGCGATAGGATTACTGCATGAAAATAATCCTTCTATCAAAGCAAAAGATCTTAATATTCAGTCTTCCGAAGCCTTAAAACCGACCGCAAAAGAAATTCCAAAACTGGATTTCAGTGCGCAGCTCGGACAATACAACAGTCCGAAATTTGATCAGTCTTTTGCTATCTCACAAACGATTCCGTTTCCAACGTTATTTAAAGCCAGAAAAGAATTGATTCAGGAGGAGATCAAAACCAAAAAAATTGAAAAACAGGCTACCGAAAATGAATTGATAAAACAGGTTAGATCCTATTTTTATCAGATCGAATATTTGCAGTACAATCAAGCAAAATTAAAATATCTCGACAGTTTGTATGGCGATTTCATAAGAATTGCAACGGTGAGATTCAAAGCAGGAGATATTAAAAAGATCGAAATTAATACTGCCGAAACCCAAAAAGGAGAGATCAATCTTTTGTTTCAGCAGAATAAGGTTTATTTAAATAATGCCTATAAAAATTTAAAGGTTTTGTTGAATACGGATGAAGATATTTCCTTTCCTGATTCTCAAAAATATGAACCGTTAAAAGTAGAATATCTTCTAGACAGTGCAACGGTAGAAAATCATCCGTCAATTCAGATTTTTAAACAAAATATGGAAGTGCTTGAAAAGAATAAAAATGTTGAAAAAGCGCAAGGCTTACCAGATTTCAGCATTGGATATACCAATCAGTCGTTGATAGGTTTTCACACCCTAAATGGACAGGAAAAATACTATGGCGCTGAAAATAGATTTAATTCTGTAAGTATTGGAGTGGCTATTCCATTGACTTTCGGGGCTACAAAAGCAAAAATAAAATCGTTGGAATATCAAAAGCAGATGGAGGAAAATAATGCGAAGGTCCAACAGCAGCAATTGGGTGCTCAACTAAAAAATTCGTTAAGCCAGTATCAGCAAGATCTTCAGCAGTATCAGTATTATTTAAATCAAGCGATTCCTAATGCGAAAAGTATTGTAAAAGCAGCTCAGTTAGGTTATAAAACAGGAGAAATCTCTTATGTAGAATATTTGTTTGCTCTTCAAACAGCAACCAATATCGAACTGAAATATTTGCAATCTATTCAGCAGGTGAATCAAACTGTGGTCAACATTAATTCTTTAATCAACAAATAA
- a CDS encoding superoxide dismutase: MKIFKVAAFTAVFAAQFAFAQFKQTPLPYAYNALEGNVDAQTMEIHYSKHAAAYVANLNKAIAGTPQEKQTLFEILSKAGTLPMAVRNNAGGHYNHELFWTVLTPQKDTKPSAKLSKAITDAFGSMDAFKEKMAKAGADRFGSGWAWLSVDKSGKLFVSSTPNQDNPLMDVVEEKGTPIFGIDVWEHAYYLKYQNKRADYLTAIWNVTNWKEISRRYDEALSKK; encoded by the coding sequence ATGAAGATTTTTAAAGTAGCTGCATTCACTGCAGTATTTGCGGCGCAGTTTGCGTTTGCACAGTTCAAGCAAACACCTTTACCGTATGCATACAATGCACTGGAGGGAAATGTGGACGCGCAAACCATGGAGATTCACTATTCAAAACACGCAGCGGCTTACGTGGCAAATTTGAATAAAGCAATCGCAGGAACACCACAGGAAAAGCAAACTTTGTTTGAAATTCTTTCAAAGGCGGGAACTTTGCCAATGGCGGTAAGAAATAACGCTGGAGGACATTATAACCATGAGTTATTCTGGACAGTTTTGACTCCACAAAAAGACACAAAGCCTTCAGCTAAATTATCAAAAGCAATCACTGATGCTTTCGGTAGCATGGATGCTTTCAAAGAAAAAATGGCTAAAGCTGGAGCAGACCGTTTTGGTTCTGGTTGGGCTTGGCTTTCTGTGGATAAAAGCGGGAAATTATTTGTTTCTTCAACACCAAATCAGGACAATCCTCTAATGGATGTGGTGGAAGAAAAAGGAACTCCAATCTTCGGTATCGACGTTTGGGAGCACGCTTACTATCTGAAATATCAAAACAAAAGAGCTGATTATTTAACTGCCATTTGGAACGTTACCAACTGGAAAGAAATCAGCAGAAGATATGACGAAGCGTTAAGCAAAAAATAA
- a CDS encoding heavy metal translocating P-type ATPase — protein MGIATVGAFAIGEYPEGVAVMLFYSVGEVFQAMAVTKAKSNIKSLLDQRPDEVTVLENGKPKLVKAVDAKIGDIIQLKSGEKLGLDGELLSDKSSFNTSALTGESKPDTKIKGETVLAGMINLNTVSQIKVTASFKDSKLSKILELVQNATSQKAPTELFIRKFAKIYTPIVVFMAIGITLLPYFFIENYQFKEWLYKALVFLVISCPCALVISIPLGYFGGIGAGSRNGILIKGSNFLDILANIQNVVMDKTGTMTEGVFKVQEVHFNKEFNQEKILKFVNVLESQSTHPVATAIHEFVGEVDHSIQLENVEEIAGQGLKADIDGKEILVGNLKLMKQFNISFDVNIEKIVYTLIAVAYDKKFVGYLTIADSIKEDAQLTINKLKSLGVKTTMLSGDKTSVVKFVADKLGIENAYGDLLPEDKVNKVKEIKAKNQTVAFVGDGVNDAPVVALSDVGIAMGGLGSDATIETADIVIQDDQPSKIPMAINIGKQTKKIVWQNIILAFAVKAIVLILGAGGLATMWEAVFADVGVALLAILNAVRIQRMKF, from the coding sequence ATGGGAATCGCAACTGTAGGCGCTTTTGCAATCGGAGAATATCCCGAAGGTGTAGCGGTCATGTTGTTTTATTCTGTAGGTGAAGTTTTTCAGGCAATGGCAGTGACCAAAGCCAAGTCGAATATAAAATCTCTTCTTGATCAGCGTCCTGATGAAGTTACCGTTTTAGAAAATGGCAAACCGAAGTTGGTGAAAGCTGTCGATGCAAAAATTGGGGATATTATTCAGTTAAAATCGGGGGAGAAATTAGGATTAGACGGCGAATTGCTTTCAGATAAATCATCTTTCAACACTTCTGCACTTACCGGAGAAAGTAAACCCGACACCAAAATAAAAGGTGAAACTGTTTTAGCAGGAATGATCAATTTGAATACCGTAAGTCAAATTAAAGTTACTGCTTCATTTAAAGACAGTAAGTTGAGCAAAATCTTAGAATTGGTTCAGAATGCGACATCTCAAAAAGCTCCTACAGAACTTTTCATCAGAAAATTTGCGAAAATTTACACCCCAATCGTTGTATTTATGGCGATAGGAATTACTTTGTTACCGTATTTTTTTATTGAAAATTATCAGTTTAAAGAATGGCTCTACAAAGCATTGGTTTTCTTGGTTATCTCTTGTCCTTGTGCGTTGGTTATTTCTATTCCACTAGGATACTTTGGTGGAATTGGAGCAGGAAGTCGTAACGGAATTTTAATTAAAGGAAGTAATTTCTTAGATATTTTAGCCAATATTCAGAATGTGGTGATGGATAAAACCGGAACGATGACTGAAGGCGTTTTTAAAGTGCAGGAAGTTCATTTTAATAAAGAATTTAATCAGGAAAAAATTTTAAAATTTGTCAATGTTTTAGAAAGCCAAAGCACACATCCCGTTGCAACTGCAATTCATGAGTTTGTGGGCGAAGTAGATCATTCAATTCAGTTAGAAAATGTAGAAGAAATTGCAGGACAAGGTTTAAAAGCAGACATCGACGGCAAGGAAATTTTAGTCGGAAATTTAAAACTCATGAAGCAGTTCAATATTTCATTTGATGTAAATATTGAAAAGATTGTCTACACTTTAATTGCCGTCGCTTATGATAAAAAGTTTGTTGGTTATCTTACAATTGCAGATAGTATTAAAGAAGATGCTCAATTAACGATTAACAAATTAAAATCATTGGGTGTAAAAACAACCATGTTAAGTGGTGACAAAACTTCCGTTGTAAAATTTGTTGCGGATAAATTAGGAATTGAAAATGCGTATGGCGACTTACTTCCAGAAGATAAAGTCAATAAGGTAAAAGAAATCAAAGCGAAAAATCAAACAGTAGCTTTTGTAGGAGACGGCGTGAATGATGCTCCTGTTGTTGCTTTAAGCGACGTGGGAATAGCAATGGGCGGTTTAGGAAGTGATGCCACCATTGAAACTGCTGATATCGTTATTCAGGATGACCAGCCAAGTAAAATTCCAATGGCAATCAATATAGGAAAACAAACTAAAAAAATAGTTTGGCAAAATATTATTCTGGCATTTGCCGTCAAAGCCATCGTTCTGATTCTCGGAGCAGGCGGTTTAGCAACAATGTGGGAAGCTGTTTTTGCCGATGTCGGTGTTGCATTGTTGGCGATATTAAATGCAGTGAGAATTCAAAGAATGAAGTTTTGA
- a CDS encoding YHS domain-containing protein gives MKSKILLTAFLSVSLLACAQETPKVKHKKKNTATKTTAQKVKFANAVDPICHMLTESDMKDTAVYKNKTYGFCSSYCKDEFKKNPEKYVQK, from the coding sequence ATGAAATCAAAGATTTTATTAACGGCATTTTTGTCTGTTTCATTATTAGCCTGTGCGCAGGAAACCCCGAAAGTAAAGCATAAAAAGAAAAATACTGCTACAAAAACGACTGCCCAAAAAGTAAAGTTTGCAAACGCTGTAGACCCGATTTGTCATATGCTTACCGAAAGCGATATGAAAGATACTGCGGTCTACAAAAATAAAACGTACGGTTTTTGCAGTAGCTACTGTAAGGATGAGTTTAAGAAAAATCCTGAGAAGTATGTCCAAAAATAA
- a CDS encoding MbnP family protein, which translates to MKIYKFLSLFFIAFTFLTFTSCRNNDEDDSSPETKGKLQLKFENGFNNLGNIVLNQTTQTSSSGQKHQFSTLKYVISNISLIDENGNEFKYNESNPDKGAFIINQEKAVAGIVYVDLDEIPKGNYKKIKFGLGISQNAYLLGQNGQAEFWEKAKKESLTWSWAAGYIFVKLEGKYGTSSANTEFMNHTGNMGNVAANNTPDLYREVILDLPTTARVSTTVKPSIHILADFNQYLSGETALSLSTTNNMAMGSNQHLVNVTNNLTKMFKIDHVHND; encoded by the coding sequence ATGAAAATTTATAAATTTTTATCATTATTCTTTATTGCCTTTACTTTTTTAACCTTTACATCATGTCGTAACAATGATGAAGACGATTCTTCACCCGAAACAAAAGGAAAACTCCAGCTCAAATTTGAAAACGGATTCAATAATCTCGGGAATATTGTACTCAATCAAACTACTCAAACGTCTTCCAGCGGACAAAAACATCAGTTTTCAACCTTAAAATATGTCATCAGCAACATCAGTTTAATCGACGAAAACGGAAATGAATTCAAATACAACGAAAGTAATCCCGACAAAGGTGCTTTTATCATCAATCAGGAGAAAGCCGTTGCCGGAATTGTTTACGTAGACTTAGATGAAATTCCTAAAGGCAATTACAAAAAAATAAAATTCGGATTAGGGATCAGTCAGAATGCCTATTTATTGGGACAAAACGGACAGGCCGAATTCTGGGAAAAAGCCAAAAAAGAAAGTCTGACCTGGTCTTGGGCTGCCGGATATATTTTCGTAAAACTCGAAGGAAAATACGGAACGAGTTCTGCCAACACTGAATTTATGAATCACACAGGAAACATGGGAAATGTAGCCGCCAATAATACTCCGGATTTGTATCGTGAAGTGATTTTAGATCTTCCAACAACCGCCAGAGTTTCTACAACAGTAAAACCTTCGATTCATATTCTGGCAGATTTCAACCAATATTTAAGTGGAGAAACTGCTTTAAGCCTTTCAACGACTAATAATATGGCGATGGGCTCCAATCAGCATTTAGTGAATGTGACGAATAATTTAACGAAAATGTTTAAAATAGATCACGTTCACAATGATTAA
- a CDS encoding SCO family protein: MSKNKKADNSAKRKIIIPIAIIALLFLGIGFGMSYFKSNLYTVMKVPDFELTDQNRKKVTNKDMLGKVYLVEFFFSKCPTICPVMNTNMRAIEDEINNPDFGIISISIDPENDSPELLKSHAQRIGVKSPNWHFLTGDRAYIGNLADQFDIYVGDKEDESENLNHSGMIALVDQDGNIRCRYNKENMPILYYSGLNYEDAEGKIPKLTGKFHPDREMLIEDIKKLLK; encoded by the coding sequence ATGTCCAAAAATAAAAAGGCTGATAACAGTGCAAAAAGGAAGATTATCATTCCGATTGCAATCATTGCCTTACTGTTTTTAGGAATAGGATTTGGAATGAGTTATTTTAAAAGCAATCTTTATACGGTGATGAAAGTTCCGGATTTTGAACTGACCGATCAAAACCGTAAAAAGGTGACAAATAAAGATATGCTGGGGAAAGTTTATTTGGTTGAATTTTTCTTCAGCAAATGTCCAACGATTTGTCCGGTGATGAATACCAACATGAGAGCGATTGAAGATGAGATTAACAATCCTGACTTTGGTATTATTTCCATCAGTATCGATCCTGAAAATGATAGTCCAGAGTTGTTGAAAAGTCATGCTCAAAGAATAGGCGTAAAATCTCCGAACTGGCATTTTCTGACTGGTGACCGAGCGTATATTGGAAATCTCGCTGATCAGTTTGATATTTATGTAGGCGATAAAGAAGACGAAAGTGAAAACCTCAATCACAGCGGAATGATTGCTTTAGTCGACCAGGATGGAAATATCAGATGTCGATACAATAAAGAAAATATGCCGATTCTTTATTATTCAGGATTAAATTATGAAGATGCCGAAGGAAAAATCCCTAAATTGACCGGGAAGTTCCACCCCGACAGAGAAATGTTGATAGAAGATATTAAGAAATTATTGAAATAA
- a CDS encoding Fur family transcriptional regulator: MKKDIENKLIDKNTKPTSMRILVYDFLSSQEAALSLSEIENYFENADRTTIYRTLKTFEEKGIVHSIQENTTTKYKLCHDGCDETTHKDWHLHFYCKICKQTTCKEDISFPENMQTNFRIDEIRLFAKGICENCLESLQ, translated from the coding sequence ATGAAAAAAGATATTGAAAATAAATTAATAGATAAAAATACCAAGCCTACAAGCATGAGGATTTTGGTGTATGATTTTTTGAGTTCCCAGGAAGCAGCTTTGTCATTATCAGAAATTGAAAATTATTTTGAAAATGCCGACCGAACCACAATTTACAGAACATTAAAAACCTTCGAAGAAAAAGGAATTGTTCACAGTATTCAGGAAAATACCACGACAAAGTATAAGCTTTGCCACGATGGTTGCGACGAGACAACACATAAAGACTGGCATCTTCATTTTTACTGTAAAATCTGTAAACAGACCACTTGTAAAGAAGATATTTCCTTTCCCGAAAATATGCAGACGAATTTCAGGATTGATGAGATCAGGCTTTTTGCCAAAGGAATTTGTGAAAACTGTTTGGAAAGTTTGCAATAG
- a CDS encoding efflux RND transporter periplasmic adaptor subunit has protein sequence MKLKFNIIIIILLSFFLASCGKSEKAEEPKEQTEEHSEHESSEFAELTQDQMDAVGITLGQIEMKELTSIVKANGALSVPNNNKASATSLYGGVIKKLNVQVGDYVKKGQVIATIANPEFIQLQEDYLTTGSRITFAEQEYRRQKELFDNDAGAKKNLQNADAELKTLRTKRASLQRQIQMMGISPGNVSNKNLRSGLAVTAPISGTISNILLQIGSYIDVSSPVAEIVDNSSLHLDLQVFEKDLPLIKVGQKIHFTLTNSPVAEYDAEVYSIGTAFENQSKTIPIHCKVKGNKNGLIDGMNATAVVSLDNRLMSAVPNTAITSADGKDYIFLVSDKKTENHKDEKSQEKHNEKTVNFEKVEVVKGTSEMGYTAITPVKSIPENAKIAIKGAFFINAKLTNSGEHEH, from the coding sequence ATGAAATTAAAATTTAATATCATCATAATCATTCTTCTGTCATTTTTTCTAGCGAGTTGTGGAAAATCTGAAAAAGCGGAAGAACCAAAAGAGCAAACCGAAGAACATTCAGAACATGAAAGTTCGGAATTTGCAGAATTGACTCAAGATCAAATGGATGCAGTCGGCATTACATTAGGACAAATTGAAATGAAAGAGCTCACATCGATCGTTAAAGCCAACGGTGCGTTGAGTGTTCCCAATAACAACAAAGCCAGCGCAACTTCTTTATACGGCGGAGTAATTAAAAAATTAAATGTTCAGGTTGGAGATTATGTGAAAAAAGGTCAGGTGATCGCTACGATTGCCAATCCGGAGTTTATTCAATTGCAGGAAGATTATTTAACAACAGGAAGTAGAATCACTTTTGCAGAACAGGAATATAGAAGACAGAAAGAACTTTTCGATAACGATGCCGGAGCGAAAAAAAATCTACAAAATGCAGATGCCGAATTAAAAACATTAAGAACAAAAAGAGCTTCTTTACAAAGACAGATTCAGATGATGGGAATCAGCCCTGGAAATGTTTCCAATAAAAATTTAAGATCCGGACTTGCTGTTACAGCGCCAATTAGTGGAACAATCAGTAATATTTTATTGCAGATCGGAAGTTATATTGATGTTTCATCGCCTGTTGCTGAAATTGTCGATAATAGCTCTTTACATCTTGATTTACAGGTTTTTGAGAAGGATTTACCATTGATAAAAGTGGGGCAGAAGATTCATTTTACGTTGACCAATAGCCCGGTTGCCGAATATGATGCTGAGGTCTACAGCATCGGAACAGCTTTTGAAAATCAAAGTAAAACCATTCCGATTCATTGTAAAGTAAAAGGAAATAAAAATGGTTTGATTGATGGAATGAATGCCACCGCAGTGGTAAGTTTAGATAACCGATTAATGTCTGCCGTTCCTAACACAGCTATCACAAGCGCTGACGGAAAAGATTATATTTTTCTCGTGAGTGATAAAAAGACAGAAAACCATAAAGATGAAAAATCTCAGGAAAAACACAACGAAAAAACTGTTAACTTTGAGAAAGTAGAAGTGGTAAAAGGGACTTCCGAAATGGGTTATACTGCAATTACACCTGTGAAATCTATTCCTGAAAATGCAAAAATCGCAATAAAAGGAGCGTTTTTCATTAATGCTAAATTGACGAATTCTGGAGAACACGAACATTAA